TATACTAAACGCATCGAAAGAAAAATGGTTCAAAAAATATAGAAGCTTCACTTGCACGCCTGAAATGTGTCCTGCATGCAAAATAACGGCGTGGGAAGATGCTGTATTCCAATATTGGATAACAAAAGATCATGTGGGCTTTTTTAGAACATGCGAAAAGTGCAGTAAATTTCAAACTGTATTAACTCCAAGAAATATCAAAGAACAACAAAAATTAAATCGATTGGTTTTTAATCTAACATGCGAATATAGGGAAATATAATGCTAAAATTCAATGAATATATGAATAATACTTTTAAAGACCTGCATGAACACAGCTTTTTAAGCGATTTATTTAGTAATTTAGACAATTTTAAAGATGATTTATTAAATAAAAAATCACCACGATTGATTGTGAATATGCCGCCAAGGCATTTAAAAACCAGAACGTTAGCGTTGGGATTTCCTTTGTTTTTAGAATCATTTAAGAAGCTAAAAATCGCTGTATTTACGCATAACTATCCAAATTCATGTTATCTTAAAAATATTAGTCTAGAAATATCAGAATATAATGAGGTTTATTATTATTTTATAGGGCATGAAATCGAGAAAGAAAAATTTGACTTAATTATTATAGATGATCCTTTTTATTTCTATAGTGCATATAAATGCGAATATATAAATAATTATGTTAGTAATTTATTAAATAAAAATTTAAATAAAAATGGCGGTTTTATTCTAGTTGAGTCAAGGTATTCTGTTAATGATTTAACTAGCTATCTACTTAAAAATTATAATGATTTTAAACTATTAAAATATAGAGCACTTGATATAGCCGATCAGCATTTTTCTTTAGAACATTTTCACAGAATAAAAAATAATTGCAGGCAAATATTTGAATCGCTTTATCAGCAAGAGCCAGTATGTGAGGAAAAATAATGCAAATAATAACAAACATAAGAGAAATTGAAGAAAAAATTTGTGGAACGGAATACGCAGGATTTTTAATTGAGACAGAAAAAAAATACAGAATGCACGGTGAAAACAGGTGTGATAAAATTTACTACATTTGTGTTGTAGATAATGAAGAGCAATGTTGCGAAGATTTTGGCTATTTATCAACTCCTGATGACTATAAATCATTCATTGGTGCTGAGTTTTATTCGTACGAGGTCATTGATGTTGAGGAC
The sequence above is a segment of the Fluviispira vulneris genome. Coding sequences within it:
- a CDS encoding DUF7448 domain-containing protein, which translates into the protein MQIITNIREIEEKICGTEYAGFLIETEKKYRMHGENRCDKIYYICVVDNEEQCCEDFGYLSTPDDYKSFIGAEFYSYEVIDVEDSKNKFDKFEYSGEEQKLNIKTSHGDIQFSAYNYHNGYYEHRIIVQKFEDETMSDIHFKNEFYNEIFKKIINNFGV